The following are encoded together in the Bradysia coprophila strain Holo2 unplaced genomic scaffold, BU_Bcop_v1 contig_94, whole genome shotgun sequence genome:
- the LOC119085407 gene encoding ruvB-like helicase 2, whose translation MTDMEKLEVRDITRIERIGAHSHIRGLGLDDVLEARNVSQGMVGQKDARRAAGIVVNMVREGKIAGRCILLAGEPSTGKTAIAVGMAQALGTETPFTSMSGSEIYSLEMSKTEALAQALRKSIGVRIKEETEIIEGEVVEIQIDRPATGTGQKIGKVTLKTTEMETNYDLGNKIIECFMKEKIQAGDVITIDKASGKVSKLGRSFTRARDYDATGAQTRFVQCPEGELQKRKEVVHTVTLHEIDVINSRTHGFLALFSGDTGEIKQEVRDQINNKVMEWREEGKAEINPGVLFLDEAHMLDIECFSYLNRALESDMSPVVVMATNRGITKIRGTNYRSPHGIPIDLLDRMIIIRTVPYSEKEVKEILKIRCEEEDCTMNADALTVLTRIATETSLRYAIQLITTSNLVSRRRKSTAEVLVEDVKKVYSLFLDESRSSRILKEFQDEFMFSEVTDNKSAAMDCDEN comes from the exons ATGACAGACATGGAGAAACTGGAAGTGCGTGATATCACGCGTATCGAACGTATCGGTGCTCATTCTCATATTCGTGGACTGGGGCTCGACGATGTTTTGGAGGCTAGAAATGTGTCCCAAGGAATGGTTGGTCAAAAAGATGCTCGCCGTGCGGCCGGTATTGTCGTAAACATGGTTAGAGAGGGTAAAATCGCTGGACGTTGCATTTTATTGGCTGGGGAACCGTCAACCGGTAAAACGGCTATAGCGGTCGGAATGGCTCAAGCATTGGGAACAGAGACGCCGTTTACTAGCATGTCTGGCTCGGAGATTTATTCGCTGGAAATGAGCAAAACGGAAGCATTGGCTCAAGCTTTGCGAAAGAGCATCGGTGTTCGAATCAAAGAGGAAACGGAAATAATCGAAGGTGAAGTGGTCGAGATTCAGATCGATCGTCCAGCAACCGGAACGGgtcaaaaaattggaaaagtcACGCTAAAGACCACAGAAATGGAAACGAATTATGATCTGggcaacaaaatcattgaatgcttcatgaaagagaaaattcaGGCCGGCGACGTGATTACCATCGACAAGGCTTCCGGCAAGGTCAGCAAATTGGGCAGAAGTTTCACTAGAGCTCGCGACTATGATGCTACTGGCGCACAAACACGATTCGTTCAATGTCCTGAGGGCGAACTACAGAAGCGCAAAGAAGTCGTACACACGGTCACTCTGCACGAAATTGATGTGATTAACAGTCGCACCCACGGATTTTTGGCATTGTTCTCGGGCGATACGGGTGAAATTAAGCAAGAGGTTCGTGACCAAATCAACAACAAAGTGATGGAATGGCGTGAAGAGGGCAAAGCTGAAATCAATCCGGGTGTTCTGTTCCTTGACGAGGCACACATGTTGGACATTGAATGTTTCTCGTATTTGAATCGGGCGCTTGAAAGCGATATGTCTCCGGTGGTTGTAATGGCAACAAATCGTGGTATCACCAAAATTCGAGGCACAAATTACCGCAGTCCACATGGTATACCGATCGATTTATTGGATCGCATGATCATCATCCGAACAGTTCCATATTCCGAGAAGGAGgtcaaagaaattttgaaaattcgttgCGAAGAGGAGGACTGCACGATGAATGCTGATGCGTTGACTGTATTGACACGGATTGCAACAGAGACCAGCTTGag ATATGCCATTCAATTGATCACAACTTCGAATTTGGTGAGTCGACGACGTAAGAGTACGGCCGAAGTGCTCGTGGAGGATGTGAAGAAAGTTTACTCGCTGTTTTTGGATGAAAGTCGGTCCAGTCGCATTCTCAAAGAATTCCAGGACGAGTTTATGTTTAGCGAAGTGACTGACAACAAATCGGCTGCTATGGATTGCGATgagaattaa
- the LOC119085408 gene encoding general transcription factor 3C polypeptide 5 yields MDPKNLSHKLVRVEYPGIVKNVDKMFETLGGITVMSEVFSTPNRRLPLQFSPNNIFCKPAYGDQRSGTGILVKVKVRRRRNQEAAPPTVSIVAMVDTFYEFGCLSDFQYLPIHKENAPNEEARCIYDAVVPKGILESSWVTEGENTPYFLIPQTFSRFDTPLQKLFKRELLPESEDNNLIGKTRIRRHKHATYLTFSLNVTIPDKPHPASFDYLNSNFISTEDYNSVKDLLDKRPIATRMYIAYETKIPLTKLKYILPTLSYYFTTGPWRVMWCRFGYDPRKDFESRYYQQFDYRLRTQVGCKDLVDLKRTNKIHAPSTKPVKQSVTDREIAKKQEIIYSPYFEAGSLPQSRQCIYQYCDIRVPKIQEMLDKIPTPASGATCNEKSGWLPLGFDDLCRDIMSGIIKDYVSKYGFSSSEQADDVDSAHSGDSDDNFEDDGEDMEQQIDDSSDVE; encoded by the exons ATGGATCCCAAGAATCTATCTCACAAATTGGTTCGGGTCGAGTATCCTGGCATcgtgaaaaatgttgacaaaatgtttgaaacaTTAGGCGGAATAACTGTTATGTCAGAG GTTTTCTCTACACCTAACCGTCGACTTCCTCTTCAATTCAGTCcgaataacattttttgtaagcCAGCGTACGGTGATCAACGAAGTGGAACTGGTATACTGGTCAAAGTTAAGGTTCGGCGGCGAAGAAACCAAGAGGCAGCACCACCGACTGTTTCGATTGTCGCAATGGTAGACACATTCTACGAGTTtggtt GTCTAAGTGATTTTCAATATCTACCAATACACAAAGAAAACGCACCAAATGAGGAAGCACGGTGCATCTACGACGCTGTTGTACCGAAAGGTATATTGGAATCGAGTTGGGTGAC TGAAGGGGAAAATACTCCGTACTTCCTGATACCTCAAACATTTTCACGATTTGATACTCCGCtgcaaaaacttttcaaacgCGAATTATTACCCGAAAGCGAAGACAACAACTTGATAG GTAAAACAAGAATTCGCCGTCACAAACATGCTACGTATTTAACATTCAGTTTGAATGTAACCATTCCGGATAAGCCGCATCCAGCTTCTTTCGATtatttgaattcaaatttcatatcAACGGAAGACTACAATTCGGTGAAAGATCTGCTCGACAAGCGACCAATTGCCACCCGCATGTACATCGCATACGAAACGAAGATACCACTCACGAAACTCAAGTACATTTTACCGACGTTGTCCTACTACTTTACGACCGGACCGTGGCGTGTGATGTGGTGCAGATTCGGGTATGATCCGCGGAAAGATTTCGAGAGTCGCTACTATCAACAATTCGACTATCGTTTGCGGACGCAGGTCGGCTGCAAAGATCTCGTCGATCTGAAGAGAACGAACAAAATCCATGCACCGAGCACAAAGCCAGTGAAACAATCCGTCACCGATCGGGAAATAGCGAAGAAACAGGAAATTATTTACAGTCCGTACTTTGAGGCTGGCAGCTTGCCGCAATCGCGTCAATGTATTTACCAGTATTGTGATATTCGAGTGCCCAAAATACAGGAAATGTTAGACAAAATACCGACGCCGGCGTCAGGTGCAACTTGTAACGAAAAATCGGGCTGGTTGCCGTTGGGATTCGATGATTTGTGTCGAGACATAATGTCGGGAATCATAAAGGACTATGTGTCGAAGTATGGCTTTTCCAGTTCTGAACAAGCCGATGATGTCGATTCAGCTCATTCGGGGGACAGTGACGATAATTTTGAGGATGACGGTGAAGACATGGAGCAACAAATTGATGATAGCAGTGatgttgaataa
- the LOC119085393 gene encoding uncharacterized protein LOC119085393, which yields MKKCENDLKLMLSGMLLEQFVQSQRLKEMNLLQEHKKVHIKKYEKLMSVQHPDEHVFKLDNVLNLTDVTLPRDFMKLLSLGPQLALPVTRDDVKFPHLIADIEKIMLFDCPTELMDETRAVVTNHITNYINEENKIDGMDRFLHDTHRRLDKFLQRNKHIVVLNSDKCKRTVIMFRSEYESKMQSLLDDESTYEMKPINPVKDLMKTSDMLAQRLLDEMIINRETFKQFNCVGSTLPRISGLPKAHKDGIPLRPVVDTTNSPAYELSKFMNDILKHLVDNSKYNVKNAFEFKEFINDVRIPRSQKLWSIDAVSLYTNTDVKHVRKIIERQWNKIRRLTKMSKPLFFDVLDFCIDGSAYFTYNDIVYKQKEGLAMGLSLAPTLADIYLTELFDTCLPRLSYKPVFLKKYVDDVSSTVPESKINETLHIFNTFSTSGRLKFTHELECDRKINFLDLTLIHRTDNKVITNWFHKDISSNRMLSFLSNHPASMKQNIIISFAKRVLVLSDPIFKGTNYRRIAEILKQNQYPMTMIKKAILTANESIINASSTIPTVQPPEPPIYRSVPYVPELTHKIQRQLKKVNTRLRSAPKTITRLRNIYSNMKTKTPKMIRKGIVYRIKCKKCSTFYIGETKRCLCTRTKEHDYDFRSRFNPGSKTALVRHCLDNATHEPDFDEKELKILDVESDWYKRKTLEACYIWLYGDSAQNFKSLNMLHATYTNVMNSFKQLHVG from the coding sequence ATGaagaaatgtgaaaatgaCCTGAAATTGATGCTGTCCGGAATGCTGCTTGAGCAGTTCGTACAATCACAGCGTCTTAAAGAGATGAACTTACTACAAGAACACAAAAAAGTGCACATCAAGAAATATGAGAAATTAATGTCGGTTCAACATCCAGACGAACATGTATTCAAACTGGATAACGTCCTCAATCTCACAGATGTCACGTTACCGAGAGACTTCATGAAACTACTAAGTCTTGGCCCACAACTGGCACTACCTGTAACGAGGGACGATGTCAAATTTCCACATTTGATTGCAGATATTGAAAAGATCATGTTATTCGACTGCCCTACTGAACTGATGGACGAGACGAGAGCAGTTGTGACAAATCACATCACCAATTACatcaatgaagaaaataaaatcgatggGATGGATCGCTTCCTACATGACACACATCGCAGACTGGATAAATTTCTACAACGCAATAAACATATTGTGGTCCTCAACAGTGACAAATGCAAACGTACTGTCATCATGTTCAGATCGGAATATGAGTCAAAAATGCAATCTCTCTTGGATGATGAGTCCACGTATGAAATGAAGCCGATAAATCCTGTCAAAGATTTGATGAAAACAAGTGATATGCTAGCACAACGATTGCTCGATGAAATGATTATCAACAGAGAAACAttcaaacaattcaattgTGTTGGTTCCACACTACCGAGGATATCTGGTCTCCCAAAAGCGCATAAAGATGGGATTCCTTTAAGACCTGTGGTTGACACCACCAATTCGCCAGCATatgaattatcgaaatttatgaatgatatTCTCAAGCATTTGGTTGATAATAGCAAGTACAATGTCAAAAACGCTTTTGAATTTAAGGAATTCATTAACGATGTCCGGATTCCCAGGTCTCAAAAGTTATGGTCGATTGATGCGGTGTCTCTGTACACAAATACTGATGTTAAGCATGTAAGGAAAATCATTGAACGCCAGTGGAATAAAATACGCCGTCTCACTAAGATGTCCAAGCCACTGTTTTTCGACGTGTTGGACTTCTGTATAGACGGTAGCGCTTACTTTACATACAACGACATCGTATACAAGCAAAAAGAAGGATTAGCGATGGGCTTGAGTCTGGCTCCCACATTAGCTGACATCTATCTTACGGAGCTATTTGACACGTGTCTACCGAGACTGTCTTACAAACCTGTGTTCCTTAAGAAATACGTCGACGATGTCAGTTCTACGGTACCTGAAAGCAAAATCAATGAGACGTTACACATCTTCAACACATTCAGTACCAGTGGCCGTCTCAAGTTCACACATGAGTTGGAGTGTGATCGGAAAATAAACTTTCTGGATCTTACTCTGATCCACCGAACTGACAATAAAGTCATCACGAATTGGTTTCATAAAGACATTTCTTCGAACAGAATGCTCAGTTTTCTTTCCAATCACCCGGCATCAATGAAACAGAACATCATCATTTCGTTTGCAAAGAGAGTGTTGGTTCTGAGTGACCCGATCTTCAAAGGGACAAACTACCGTCGTATCGCTGAGATtctcaaacaaaatcaatatcCAATGACGATGATTAAGAAAGCGATACTTACGGCCAACGAGTCGATTATTAATGCCTCATCAACTATTCCGACAGTTCAACCGCCTGAACCACCTATTTACAGATCTGTTCCGTACGTTCCTGAATTGACACATAAAATTCAACGACAACTGAAGAAGGTCAATACTCGGTTAAGATCAGCACCGAAAACGATAACGAGACTACGGAACATTTATTCGAACATGAAAACGAAAACTCCGAAGATGATTCGGAAAGGAATCGTATACAGAATCAAATGCAAAAAGTGTTCCACGTTTTACATTGGTGAGACGAAAAGATGCCTATGTACTCGAACGAAGGAGCATGACTATGATTTTAGATCAAGGTTCAACCCTGGCTCGAAAACTGCTCTAGTCCGACATTGTCTAGACAACGCGACTCACGAACCAGATTTTGATGAGAAAGAATTGAAGATATTGGACGTCGAATCAGATTGGTACAAGCGAAAAACGCTAGAAGCATGCTACATTTGGCTTTACGGCGATTCggctcaaaatttcaaatcgttgAACATGCTACATGCGACCTACACTAATGTGATGAATTCGTTTAAACAACTTCATGTTGGTTAG